ggaccCCGTGGGACATtgagggacatggggggaccctgggggacatttggggacactgagggaccCCGTGGGACACTGAGTGTGACACTGAGGGACAATGTGAGACACTgagggacaccgggggacaccgggggacaccgggggacaccgggggtgGCGGACCTGGACGTGGcgcagcagctgctccatggTGGTCTCCAGCTGCGGCTGCGGCTGCTCCCGGAAGATGTCGGAGCCCAGCAGGTCCCGGTAGTGCTGCAGCGCCTGGCGGATCCGCTGCAGGCAGCGCTGCGGGAGCGGGGGGGTGACACCGGGCTCCGGGAcacccccccgggacccccgggacccccgggaacTCGTGGGAACGGGGGGCGCAGCCCTCGGTATGGCTGGGAGCCCTCTGGGACCGCCAAACGCAtccctgggacccccgggacccccagggcCCCCGAGTGCATCCTCCAGCATCGCTGGGACCCCTAGAtatccccaggacccccaaatgcATCCCCCATCATCCCTGGGACCCCTTTGGGACCCCCAGGTTCATCCTCAGCTTCCCTAGGACCCCCAGATAtcctcaggacccccaaatgCATCCCCCAGCCTTCCTGGGATCCCCGAGACCCCCAAGTACATCCCCCATCATCCCTGGTACCCCTTTGGGACCCCCAGGTTCATCCTCAGcttccctgggaccccccaggcacccctgggacccccagactAACCCCAGAGCATCCCCTGAACCCCagacacccctgggacccccaaaaatccccaggacccccaagtgcatcccccagcatcccctgggacccctctgGGGCGCCCAAGTGCatcccccagcatccctgggacccctctgggaccccccaggtccctctgggACTCCCCCAGCTGAAccccagagcatcccctgggacccccagacaCCTCTGGAACACCCAGACAtcctcaggacccccaaatgCATCCCTGGGACCCCTCTGGGACCCCTCTGGGACCCCAGCTTCATCCTCAGCATCCCTGGGACTCCCAGACACcgctgggacccccccaggggaaccccaaacacccctgggacccccccaggcACCCTCAGCGACACCCCCTACCACACCTGGCGTGCCCAGGTGaacccccagcatccctgggttCCCCCGACCTCCGCAGCCCCCCCGGTTCCCCCGGTGATCCCGGTAGCCCCCGGTACCGTGTGGTTGCTCTCCAGGGTCAGGGGGTCGCAGGCGTCGCTGCAGCGGATCCGGGggggccaattttggggttcctcctccagcagctgcagcccctcctggagcagcGATCAGGGCGGTCACCGCGGGTCCCGGGAACCCCGGGGCGACACCGAACGCCCCCCGGTTCCACTCCCGCCGCGATGACTCCGCACCTCCCGGTGCTTCCCGAGCCTCCCGGTGCTTCCCGAGCCCCCCGCTATCCCCGGTCGAGCTCCCGCTGCTTCCCGAGCCTCCCGGTGCCCCCGGCCGAGCCCCCCGGTGCTTTCCGAGCTTACCGGTACCCGGCCAagcccccggtgtccccagccgAGCCCCCCGTAACTCTGACTGAGCCTCCCGGTGTCCCGGCTGAGTCCCCGGTACCCATCGCCGAGCCCCCGGTGCTTCCCGAGACCCCCGGTGCCCCGCCGAGCTCCCGATGCTTCTCGAgctccccgctgtccccggccGAGCTCCCCGGTGCTTTCCGAGCTTACCGGTGCCCCGCCGagcccccggtgtccccagctgaGCCCCCCGGTACTCAGGCTGAGCCCCCGATGCTTCCCGAGCCTGCCGCTCCCCCCGGCCGAGCCCCCGGTAACTCTGGCTGAGCTCCCCGGTGTTTCCCGGGCCCCCGGTGCCCCGGCCGAACCCCCCGGTACTCACCAGCACCGGGTGCGGCTCTCTGACCGCCCCCAGCAGCCGCGACAGCTCCCGGGACAGGACCCGGCAGGCGGCCCAGTCCGGCCGGCGgagcggtgccggtgccggtgccggtgccggtgccggcgCCGGtgcggcgggaggcggcggcagCAGAGCgaggagcaggcacaggcagaggcGGCGGAGCGGAGCCATCGCAGCTCGGTGTGTGCCGCCACCGGCGCCGCCACCGGGTCTTATGGGGCGGCGGCAGGTGGGGAATCCCGGGGCAGGTGCTCCCGCCCCTgcggcggcgccgccgcctccccccgAAAGCAGAACCGATACCGGGCCGGGGTCCCCGCGCTGCTGCCCGCCGCACCGGGACTGGACGGGACAGGATGGGACGGGCAGGAAAACCCGGGGCAGTTCCGGGCGGGATGGGAGGCACCGgcagcggcaccggcagcggcaccggcagcggcaccggcagcggcACTGGGACGGCCCCTCGGTGCACCGGGGAGCGGCGGAGCCCCGGCGTGGCCGCTCCCGGGTGCCGCTGTGTCCGAGCCGGTGCTCCCGGGTGTCGCCCCGGTGTTCCCGCGGTGTCCCCTCGGTgatccccggtgtccccccagtgtcctcCAGGTGTTTCCGTGTATCCCTTCAGTGTCCCCTCTTTGTCCCCCCGGTGccccctcggtgtcccctcggtgtcccccggctgtcccctcggtgtccccccggtgtccgGGGCCGGACCGGGGCCGTGCTGCCGCAATCTCGGCGGCTCCGGCGCTTCCCGCTCCgcccgctggggctgcccccggcTTTCCCCGGCACCGGGAGCGCCGCGGGCACCGGGGATGGGCCGGgcacggggacagcagggaggggacacctggggacacctggggacatcggggtgggactggggacaccggggaaGGGGGGGACGggaggacactgaggggacagcagcGGACACGGTGCGATACCGGGGTGCTGcgtgggacatttggggacactttgggatGCCGTGGGGTGCCAGAGGACCCCGTGGGACATTGAGGGACCCCGTGGAACACTGTGGGATGCCAGAGGACAGCGGGGGACACTGAAGGGCATCTGGGAACACTTTGGGGAACCCATGGGGTGCCAGGGGACAGCGTGGTACGCCGGGACATGTGGGGACATTTGGGAACACTTTGGGATGCCGTGGGGTGCCAAAGGACACGGTGGGACCCCGTGGGACATTGTAGGACCCCCGTGCACGCCAGGGACTGCGcgggacacttggggacacctggggaccccGAGGGGTGCCAGACACCCGCGGGCACCGTGGGACGCCCCGGGTTGTTCCGTGACACACCGTAGGGTCTCGTAGGTAACCGGAGACGCTGCATGAGACCCCACAGGCCACAGCCACCGCACGGCTCGGCAGCGCGCGGGGCTCCGAGAGGCTCCCGGTGGTCCCGGGACTCCCCCCGGGGCTCCCCCGCCGCGAACGAGCCGAGTGCATCATTTTTGTCCCGTGCACCGCCCCGTCCCGCCGCGCCGCTTAGTCCCGCCCTCCTCTGGCGCTCATTGGTCAGCGTACGGCTCTCTGCGTTGCCATTGGTCGGCGGCAGGGGGCGGGCCCGGTTTACCGGGCAGGGGGCGCGGTTGCCGTAGCGacggcgggagcggccccggccccggcccggccgcggcgGCGCAGCGGGACGAGCCCggcagcgcggccccggcgcggctCTGCCCGCGGCGGCTCGGTAACGGCGCGCGCGGCGGGGTGTGGGGTGGCTGCTCCGGGGCCCGGTGAGAGCGGCCGCTCGGGACGGGCCCCTCCCACCGTGCTCCCCGCCCGGCCCCACGCCTGGGACTGCGGGCGCTGATACCGCCGGTCCCGCCGGCGCGTTCGGTGTGGGGCCGCGATGATAAAGGCGGCGGGTGCGGAGCTGGCCCGGAGCCCCGGGGgtgcggcggggcggggcccggGCGGGGCCCGGTTTGGCTCTCCGGGACAGCCCGGTGCCTTGGGACACTGCCCGCTTCCTCTGGAGGTTGTTCCGTGCTCTGGGAGTACTGCCCGGTATCCCCGGGAGGCTGCCTGGCATCTTGGGCTGCTTCCCGGTTAGCCCGGATGCTGCCCGGTGCTCAGGGATCAGTGCCTGgtgtcctgggacccctgcccGGTACCCAAGGACAGTGCCCGGTGCTCAGGGATCAGTGCCCGGTGCTCAGAGACCCCTGCCCGGTGCTCAGGGACCGTGCCCGgtgtcctgggacccctgcccGGTACCCAGGGATCCCTGCCCGGTACTTAGGGACCCCTCCCGGTCACCCAGGGACCCCTGTCTGGTGCTCAGGGCCTGTGCCCGGTGCCCAGGTCCCCCTGCCCGGTGGGTGCCCAGGGGAGGGCACCCCTTCTCCCGCATCCCCCCGGTGATCCCGGCTGCCGTTCCTGCCCCTCAGCTCCCGGGAACTCCGGCTGCCGTTCTTGCCCTTGACCCCCGTTCCTGCCCCTCAGCCCCCGTTCCCGTCCCTCACCCCCGGTGATTCCCGCTGCCGTTCCCGTCCCTCAATCCcggagctgctgttcctgcccctCAATCCCCGTTCCTGCCCCTCACCCCGGGAATCCCGGTCCCGGCTGCCGTTCCTGCTCCTCGCCCCGGGAGGTGCCGTTCCCGTCCCTCAGCCCCGTTCCTGTCTTTGACCCCCGGTGATTCCCGCTGCCGTTCCTGTCCCTCATCCCTAGAGATCCCGATCCCAGCTGCCGTTCCTGCCCCTCACCCCCGGGATCCCGGTCCCGGCTGCCGTTCctgtccctcagccccagcGATTCCAGCtgccattcccatcccatccctggttCCCTCATCCCATCCCTGGTTCCCCCGTCCCATCCCCGGttcccccatcccatccccggTTCCTGTGTCCCATCCCCGGTTCCTGTGTCCCATCCCCGGTTCCCTCGTCCCATTCCCGGTTCCCCCGTCCCATCCCCGGTTCCCTCGTCCCATTCCCGGTTCCTGTGTCCCATCCCCGGTTCCCTCGTCCCATTCCCGGttcccccatcccatccccggTTCCCCCGTCCCATCCCCGGTTCCCGTGTCCCATCCCCGGTTCCCGTGTCCCATCCCTGGttcccctgtcccatccctggttcccctgtcccatccccggTTCCCCCGTCCCGTCCCCGGttcccccatcccatccccggTTCCCCCGTCCCATCCCCGGTTCCCCCGTCCCGTCCCCGGttcccccatcccattcccGGTTCCCCCGTCCCATCCCTGGTTCCCCCGTCCCATCCCCGGTTCCCccgtcccattcccagttccctcGTCCCATTCCCGGTTCCCCCGTCCCATCCCCGGTTCCCCCGTCCCGTCCCCGGttcccccatcccatccccggTTCCCCCGTCCCATCCCCGGTTCCCCCGTCCCATCCCCGGTTCCCCCGTCCCGTCCCCAGTTCCCCCGTCCCATCCCCGGttcccccatcccattcccGGTTCCCCCGTCCCATCCCTGGTTCCCCCGTCCCGTGCCCGGTTCCCCCGTCCCATCCCCGGTTCCAGccccccctcctgtccctgacCCGCCCCCCGTCCCTCTCCCCCCTCTCCAGGGCCAGGACCCACCATGAACTTCGAGGGGCTCAACCCCTCCCTGGCCGAGTTCGCTCCTCCCCTGCACCCCGCGCTGGAGCCGGTGCTGGACCCGCACCTGAACCCCAACCTGGTGGAGCTGGACCCCGAGGGGGTGGCCCTGGAGGGGCTCCCGGTGCCCGACCCGGTGCCCCTGATGGAGGGCATCTACAGCGAGCTGCACACGGCCGTCTCCGAGGTCGGCGTGCCCGTGGCCGTGGCACACTTCGACCTGCACGAGGAGATGCTGTGGGTCGGCAACCACGGGGTACGCGGGGAGCTGGTGGAAGGttctggaggggtttggggagctcTGGAGAGGTTTTGGGAAAGtttgggggaggttttgggaaggtttcagAAAGGTTTGGGAAGCTCTGGAGAGGTTTTGGGAAAGTTTTGGAAGctctggggaggttttgggagctctggggaggttttgggaaGCTCTGGAGAGGTTCTGGAGAGGTTTTGGGAAGCTCTGGAGAGGTTTTTGGGAGCTCTGGAGAGGTTCTGGAGAGATTCTGGAAGCTCTGGAGAGGTTTGGGGGAGCTCTGGAGAGGTTTTGGGAAGGTCTGGGAAGGTTGTAGGAAGctctggaggggttttgggaaggtttggggagctctggagaggttttgggaggttctggagaggttttggggagctctggagaggttttgggaaggtttcagAAAGGTTTGGGAAGCTCTagagaggttttggggaggttaGGAAAGATCTGGGAAGGTTTTGAGAAGCTCTGGAGAGGTTTTGGGAAAGTTTTGGAAGCTCTGGAGAGGTTTTGGGAAGATCTGGGAGGTTTTGGGAAGATTCTGGAAGGTTTGGGGGAGGGAGCTCTGGAGAGGTTTTGGAAgctctggggtggttttgggaaggtttgtgGGAGCTCTGGAGAGGTTCTGGGGAGCTCTGGAAAGGTTTTCGAAGCTCTGGagaggttttgggaaggttttagAAGCTCTGGACAGGTTTTGGAGAGGTTGTGGGAAGCTCTGGAGAGGTTTTGGGAAGATCTGGGAAGGTTTTGGAAAGGTTTTGAAAGCTCTGGAGAGGTTTTGGGCAGTTCTGGAGTGGTTTTGGAAATGATCTGGAAAAGTTTTGGCAAACTCTGGGAAGctctggaggggttttgggaaACTCTGGGAAGCTCTGGAGGGGTTTTGGTAAGCtctgggaaggttttgggaaggtttgggaaagTTTTGGGAAGCTCTGGAGGGTTTTTGGAAGCTCTGGGGGGGAAAACCCCCATAACCTGGATCTGGCAGAGGACAAAGCGATGCTCAGCTGTGTCACACCCACTGGGACAAGGGGTTgtgacacccctgtcccctcttCTTTCAGGGCTTCAGGGCcatgttgtgatttttttatttatccaGAGAAAAGCCTGAGCTGCCTTCCctggcttggagcaccctggaaTGCCCCCATAACCTGGAAAATCCAAGATCTGGCAGAGGATGAAGCAACACTCAGCTGTGTCACACCCACTGGGACATGGGGTTGtgacatccctgtcccctgtgctttCAGGGCCATGCCACCTCCTTCTTCGGGCCCACTCTGGAGCGCTACTCCTCCTTCCAGGTGAACAGCAGCGACGACATCCGCCAGATCCAGAGCCTGGAGAACGGCGTCCTCTTCCTCACCAAAACCAACCTCAAGTACCTGTCCCGGGGAGGCCTCATCATCTTCGACTACCTGTGAGTGCTCCTGgcccttccagcccttccctgctccctccagggGTTGGGCAGGGGTctctggggtctctggggtCTCAGGAGTCTCAGCGGTCTCTGGGGTGTCAGGGGTCTCTGGGGTGTCAGGGGTGTCAGGAGTCTCAGGGATCTCTGGGGGTGTCAGGGGTctctggggtctctggggtctcaggggtctctgggggtctcGGGGTctctggggtctctggggtgTCAGGGGTGTCAGGAGTGTCAGGGGTCTCATGGATATCTGGGGTCTCAGGGGTCTCAGGAGTCTCAGGGGTCTCATGGATGTCTGGGGTCCCAGGGGTCTCAGGTGTGTCATGGGTCTCAGGTGTGTCAGGGGTCTCGGGGGTCTCTGGGCTGTCAGGGATGTCAGGGGCCTCAGGGGTCTCAGGAGCCTCAGGGGTCTCTGGGGTGTCAGGAGTCTAAGGGGTCTTGGGTCTCAGGGGTGGCAGGGGTCTCATGGATGTCTGGGGTCTCAGGGGTCTCTGGGGTGTCACGGGTctcaggggtccctggggtcTCAGGGATCTCTAGGGTCTCAGGGGTGTCAGGAGCCTTAGGGGTGTTGAGGGTCTCAAGGGTCTCAGGAGTGTCAGGTGTCCCAGGGCTCTCTGGGGTCTCAGGTGTGTTTGGGGTCTCAGGAGCCTCAGGGTCTTTGGAGCCTCAGGGTTCTCAGGTGTGTCAGGTGTgtctggggtccctggggtctCTGGGGTGTCAGGGGTCTCAAGTGTgtctggggtccctggggtgtcaGGGGTCTCTGGGGCCTCAGGGGTCTCTGGGGTCTCAGGGGTCTCAGGGGTCTCTGGGGTCTCAGGGGTCTCAGGTGTGTCAGGGGTCTCAGGGGTCCTGCCTGTCCCCCAGCATGGATGAATCCGAGGACAtgcacagcctcctgctgacGGACAACAACACCCTGCTGGTGGCCGGGCTGCAGAACCACGTGCTGGAGATGGACCTCAACACCGTCCAGGAGACACAGAAggtgtggctgggctgggggctgctccctggagcTTCGCTCTGGGATtcctccctgcccatccctgctcttccctgctcttccctgctcatccctgctctttcctgctctttcctggTCATCTTTGCTCATCTCTGCTCTCTTCCCTGCTCATCTTTTCTCActtccctgcccatccctgctcatCTCCGTtctcatccctgctccatccctgctccatccctgctccatccctgctccatccctgcccatccctgctccatccctgctccatccctgctccatccctgtccattcctgtccatccctgcccatccctgtccatccctgcccatccctgctccatccctgctccatccctgtccatccctgtccatccctgctccatccctgctccatccctgtccatccctgatcttctctgcccatccctgctccatccctgctccatccctgtccatccctgatcttctctgcccatccctgctccatccctgctccatccctgctccatccctgctccatccctgctccatccctgcccatccctgcccatccctgctccatccctgctccatctctgctccatccctgctccatctctgctccatccctgctccatccctgtccatctctgctccatccctgcccatccctgcccatctctgctccatctctgctccatccctgtccatccctgatcttctctgcccatccctgctccatccctgctccatccctgtccatccctgtccatccctgcccatccctgcttcatccctgctccatccctgcccatccctgcccatccctgctccatccctgctccatccctgctccatccctgctccatccctgctctatccctgctccatccctgctccatccctgctccatccctgtccatccctgcccatccctgtccatccctgcccatccctgctccatccctgctccatccctgcccatctctgctccatccctgtccatccctgatcttctctgcccatccctgtccatctctgctccatccctgctccatccctgctccatccctgctccatccctgctccatccctgtccatccctgcccatccctgcccatccctgctccatccctgctccatccctgctccatccctgtccattcctgtccatccctgcccatccctgcccatccctgctccatccctgctccatccctgctccatccctgcccatccctgcccatccctgccctttgctgacccctgctctccccacctCTCTCCCAGTACACCGTGGAGGTGCCCGGCATCACCATCATGAGGCAATCCAACCGTTTCTTCTTCTGCGGCCACACCTCAGGCAAGGTAACCCCCgtgcagggagggaaaaatcccagaatctGAGCCCTTCCCAGACCTCCAGAGCCTGGGTGACCACAGCCAGGCCCTCCCCTCTCAGGTGTCCCTGCGTGACCTGCGCACCTTCGTGGTGGAGCACGAGTTTGACGCCCACTCCGGGAGCCTGTCGGATTTTGACGTTCACGGGAACCTGCTGGTGACCTGTGGCTTCTCCAGCCGCATGAATGGCCTGGCCTGTGACCGCTTCCTCAAGGTCTATGACCTCCGAATGATGAGGGCCACCACCCCCCTGCAGGTCCACATCGACCCCTTCTTCCTCCGCTTCATCCCCACCTACACCTCCCGCCTGGCAATCATCTCCCAGACAGGTGAGGTCACGCTGTGGGTGACACTTCTATCAGAAATTCtctattttcatttctaaaacctttccccccctttatcTGTCCTTGTAAATTCTCAGAGCACAAAACCTCTCACTGCTtcccctgtcactgctgtggggtcgtgttgggattttttatttatcCAGGGGAAAGCTTGAGCTGCCTTCCCCTGGTTTGGAGCACCCAGGAGTGCCAGGAATGTCCCTCATAACCTGGAAAAGCCTAACCCATAACCTGGGGTTATGGGGTTATGGAGGGGGGGTTTATCCCTTTCCCACATGTGGGGttggtcctggtgtccccaagtTCAGGGTTGGGTCCTGTAGGAttcaggctggagcagaggaggatgaCAGGAGAGCTCACAAATTCCTCACTTTGCTCTCTGGGAtggtgacaggacccaagggaatggctggagctgtttaggtgagatttggggaaaaggtttttcctcCAGGGGATGTTCCATAATTTGAGAGGTCAGGGACAACACTCTCAggtgttgggatttggggatttgaggAACTTTTGAGCTTGTCCTGTGCAAGAACAGGcattggactcaatgatccttgtgagtTCCTTTCAGCTCAGGGTATTCCATCATTTGAGAGGTCAGCGACAAGGCTCTCAggtgttgggatttggggatttgaggAACTTTTGGGCTTGTCCTGTGCAAGaacaggagttggactcaatgatctgtGTGAGTTCTTTTCAGCTCAGGGTATTCCATCATTCAAGAGGTCAGAGACAACACTCTCAGGTGCTTGAATCTGGGGGCTGGGGAACTTTTAGCCTTGTCCTACACaggaccaggagctggacttcGCTCCTTGTgcctcccttcccactcaggacAACGCTCATCCAAGCGCCGCTATCCCACTGCCAGCAGCGTGCCGCCACATCCTGACTCCCAGCCACTCCTAGCACcacatttccccattttccctcctctccaggccAGTGCCAGTTCTGTGAGCCCACCGGGCTGGCCAACCCTGCCGACATCTTCCACGTCAACACCGTGGGGCCGCTCATCATGACCTTCGACGTGTCCGCCAGCAAGCAGGCGCTGGCCTTCGGCGACTCCGAGGGCTGCGTCCACCTCTGGGCCGACTCCCCAGAGGTCACTTTCAACGCCTACTCCCGTGAGACTGACTTTGCCCTGCCCTGCATGGTGGACACGCTGCCACACCTGGACTGGAACCAGGACCTGGTGCCTCTGTCGTTGATCCCGGTGCCGCTGACCAGCGACGCGCTGCTCTCGGACTGGCCGGCCGCCAACTCAGCCCCGGCGCCGCGgtaatcccaaattcccactgaaagaattcccaaattcccactctGGCAGAgtcctcctccttttctgttcccTAGAACAGAGGATAGAGGGATTGAATTAAATGAAAAGCAGGTTTTTATTGAAGGCTTTCAATAGGCGCACCTTGTGTAGTTAAAGTCGCCCAGAGGTTACACCCAAAATGTTGGTCATGagtttttcacacttttataagtttggtgCATTTATAAATCAGGGGTTAATCCTCCAATTACAGCCTCAGATAATGGAGTTACTTACTCCAATTACAGCCTCAGGTAATGGAGTGAGTTACTCCAATTACAGCCTCAGGTAATGGAGTGAGTTACTCCAATTACAGCCTCAGATAATGGAGGCATTTACTCCAAGTTTGCCCCCCTCAATTCACTGTTGTTTACATTTCTAGGAGCTAGAGCCAAGTGTCCTTGAGTTTCAGAGAGGAATTGTTTCATGTAAATAAAAGGAGAGAACAGCAGCTGACAGGCTGTGGAGTTGTTGAGTTATACCATAAAGCAATGCaggatctgaaaaatataaaagctgaatCCTAAGGCATCATTCCTGCTTGCCTGGGAAACACCAGATGAGTTTCCTGTGGTGGAGGTGTGAGGATGGTGGGACATGGTCcaacctccctccctcccactcccaGTGGgatcctgcctctgctctgcccatgtggaatctccttttccctcttcctaCCCCCCAtactcagcactgctgccctggcacgTCATTCACTGGGATGGAAAAtgagcctggggaggggggaacgCTCAGGACCCCCTCAGGGTgggtccctgagccccccctggGTGGGGGGGGTGCTGCTCTGAGTCAGGGGGTGTTTCCAGGCGAGCCCCCCCGGTGGATCCCGAGATCCTGCGCACCATGAAGAAGGTGGGGTTCATCGGCTACGCCCCAAACCCCAGGACCAAGCTCCGTAACCAGGTACCCACTGCCaggagggggattttgggagggtggagctctgcagcctgggaggggatggagctctCTGCGTGCTGAGGGATCCCTGAGGTTTCAGGACAAGAGGTGGAATCCCATCCCGCAGGTGGAGTTTGGAGGTGGCAGCTTCTCCTGAGCAAAGGGATGGAGTtggaattcccagctccatccctccatggctctgagggcagggaaggtCTGAGCTGTTGGGAGGTTCATGGCACGTCCCTCAGCCTTGGGAAAACACTGCCCTGTGCTTTCCCACAGTGACAAATCCCTGCCAGCAGGAAGGTGTGGAGGCCTCCTGCAGGTCCAGGGAGGGccccactctgctctggtggATCCCTTTGCTCATTCAGGGAAGCAGgaaagcccaggagctgcttgtgGGGTTTCTCCCCAGCTCAGGGTTCAGCTGCTCaccccttttctctctctgctccaagaTTCCTTATCGCTTAAAGGAGATGGACAACGAGTTTGACAACTTCAGCCAAGTCCCCGAGTCCCCGATCGGGCGTGAGGAGGAGCCACATCTCTACAGGGTGGCCAAGAAGTACAGGAAGGTGGTGGCCTtggggggctgctctggggcagagTGGGGAAAAGGCTCCGTGGGGAGGTGTTTTTTTACCTGTCACATCTCTGCTCAGGTCACCATCAAATACTCCAAGCTGGGCCTGGAGGATTTTGACTTCAAGCATTACAACAAGACGCTgtttgcagggctggagccccacaTTCCCAACGCCTACTGCAACTGCATGAtccaggtgggagctgccccagtgccacccagacccctgtgtccccccagagTCCCCCTGACTGCTGGCTCTCCACCAGGTGCTGTATTTCCTGGAGCCAGTTCGCTGCCTGGTCCAGAACCACCTGTGCCAGAAGGAATTCTGCCTGGGCTGCGAGCTGGGCTTGCTCTTCCACATGCTGGACCTGTCTCGAGGAGACCCCTGCCaggtctgtgctgggctgggctgcccagggggatGGCAGAGGAACGGGAGtggtgctgggcaggcagaTGGAAACTCCTGTCACTCCACCTTGGTGACATTGCTCTCCCCATGCCCAGGGAAGCAATTTTCTGCGGGCTTTCCGCACGATCCCGGAGGCGTCGGCTCTGGGCTTGATCCTGGCAGACTCAGATGAAGCCACGGGGAAGGTGAACCTGGGGAGGCTGATTCAGAGCTGGAACCGTTTCATCCTGACTCAGCTGCACCAGGAaacccaggagcaggagggaccCCAGGCCTAccggggggctggcagcaggtgaGGCCCTGCCatagggatgggacagggaatgAGCCAAGCTGGGGAGGGGGACTGCTCACCTGAGACCCCACCCATCCCTCGGGA
This Haemorhous mexicanus isolate bHaeMex1 chromosome 33, bHaeMex1.pri, whole genome shotgun sequence DNA region includes the following protein-coding sequences:
- the PAN2 gene encoding PAN2-PAN3 deadenylation complex catalytic subunit PAN2 isoform X2: MNFEGLNPSLAEFAPPLHPALEPVLDPHLNPNLVELDPEGVALEGLPVPDPVPLMEGIYSELHTAVSEVGVPVAVAHFDLHEEMLWVGNHGGHATSFFGPTLERYSSFQVNSSDDIRQIQSLENGVLFLTKTNLKYLSRGGLIIFDYLMDESEDMHSLLLTDNNTLLVAGLQNHVLEMDLNTVQETQKYTVEVPGITIMRQSNRFFFCGHTSGKVSLRDLRTFVVEHEFDAHSGSLSDFDVHGNLLVTCGFSSRMNGLACDRFLKVYDLRMMRATTPLQVHIDPFFLRFIPTYTSRLAIISQTGQCQFCEPTGLANPADIFHVNTVGPLIMTFDVSASKQALAFGDSEGCVHLWADSPEVTFNAYSRETDFALPCMVDTLPHLDWNQDLVPLSLIPVPLTSDALLSDWPAANSAPAPRRAPPVDPEILRTMKKVGFIGYAPNPRTKLRNQIPYRLKEMDNEFDNFSQVPESPIGREEEPHLYRVAKKYRKVTIKYSKLGLEDFDFKHYNKTLFAGLEPHIPNAYCNCMIQVLYFLEPVRCLVQNHLCQKEFCLGCELGLLFHMLDLSRGDPCQGSNFLRAFRTIPEASALGLILADSDEATGKVNLGRLIQSWNRFILTQLHQETQEQEGPQAYRGAGSSSFGSSGDSVIGQLFSCEMENCSMCRCGKETVRVSSTLLFTLSYPDSTEKPAKDYEFAQILKRSICLEQNTQAWCENCEKYQPTVQTRNIRCLPDVLVINCEVNSSKEADFWKTQAEYSFQKAMMKRGGFDITKGKEISLGDWKDLGNPDAGHSYPSVEELKNIWIPHAIKMRLTKSKELDVSNWSETDELSPTDDPESVYIYDLMATVVHILDSRTGGSLVGHIKVGETYHQRKEGVTHQQWYLFNDFLIEPVDKCEAVQFDMSWKVPAILYYARRNLNSKYNLVIKNPIEASVLLAEASLARKQRKCHATFIPLMLNEMPQAGDLVGLDAEFVTLNEEEAELRSDGTKSTIKPSQMSVARITCVRGQGPNEGVPFIDDYISTQEQVVDYLTQYSGIKPGDLDAKISSKHLTTLKSTYLKLRFLIDVGVKFVGHGLQKDFRVINLMVPKDQVIDTVYLFHIPRKRMISLRFLAWYFLDLKIQGETHDSIEDARTALQLYRKYLELSPQGAEPEEFRKVLKGLYEKGRKLDWKVPEPDSQSSPKHGAVFPPVLAL